From a region of the Brevibacterium siliguriense genome:
- the rsfS gene encoding ribosome silencing factor: MSEIAESTQLLRTAAKAADEKLGTDIIGLDVSSTLYITDAFLIVSADNERQIGAVIDAIEQEVQLVHDRTPLRREGRGGDWVLLDFGEIVVHVFSAEQREYYALERLWKDVPVIDLQLPESGSDA; encoded by the coding sequence GTGAGCGAGATCGCCGAATCCACCCAGCTGCTTCGAACCGCGGCCAAAGCCGCGGACGAGAAGCTCGGAACCGACATCATCGGTCTCGATGTGAGCTCGACGCTTTACATCACCGACGCATTCCTCATCGTCTCCGCCGACAACGAACGCCAGATCGGTGCGGTCATCGATGCGATCGAACAAGAGGTGCAGCTTGTTCACGACCGCACCCCGCTGCGCCGTGAAGGCCGGGGAGGGGACTGGGTGCTGCTCGACTTCGGAGAGATCGTCGTCCACGTCTTCTCCGCTGAACAGCGCGAATACTATGCACTCGAGCGACTTTGGAAGGACGTCCCGGTCATCGATCTGCAGCTGCCTGAATCTGGCTCGGACGCATGA
- a CDS encoding chorismate mutase, with protein sequence MDENRDDRIRAVDRLQELRGSIDNIDASLVHLLAERFKLTERVGELKADHGLPPADESREARQVARLRELAEESHLDPEFAEKFLAFIVAEVIRRHERIAESRES encoded by the coding sequence GTGGATGAGAACAGAGACGACAGAATACGCGCAGTCGACCGGCTGCAGGAGCTTCGGGGCAGCATCGACAATATCGATGCCTCCCTCGTCCATCTCCTCGCCGAGCGCTTCAAACTCACCGAGCGCGTCGGCGAACTCAAAGCCGATCACGGACTTCCTCCGGCCGACGAGTCCCGGGAAGCCAGGCAGGTTGCCAGGCTGCGGGAGCTCGCCGAGGAGTCCCACCTGGACCCGGAGTTCGCAGAGAAGTTCCTCGCGTTCATCGTCGCCGAGGTGATCCGCCGCCACGAACGCATCGCGGAGTCACGCGAAAGCTGA
- the obgE gene encoding GTPase ObgE, translating into MATEFVDRVTVHLAAGAGGNGCASIRREKFKPLGGPDGADGGNGGNIIFRVDRQTTTLLPLHHRPHVRADDGGIGKGDLRHGADGRDLIVDVPEGTVVKSTNGDVIADLVEDGTEFTAAAGGRGGLGNAALASTKRKAPGFALLGEPGQTVSLVLELKTIADIALVGYPSAGKSSLIAALSAAKPKIADYPFTTLVPNLGVVQAGDTRYTVADVPGLIPGASEGKGLGLEFLRHVERCAGLVHVIDMATWEPGRDPVSDLTIIESELAAYAVDLDDGSGLLPLSERPKLVALNKVDIPDGRDLTDIVRPDLEAAGYRVFEISAVSHAGLRELSFAMAELVLAERERRAEVEATPQRIVIRPKAVDDRGFEVHSEGSSDGPLFRVLGDKPRRWVQQTDFGNDEAVGYLADRLEHLGVEEALFKAGAKPGDTIVVGGDDGVVFDWDPTAVGGAELLGSRGSDARLEEESRATRKERKAAYHEKMDAKAATRAEFEQERLAERANRESSYRSSATESAEGAGEE; encoded by the coding sequence ATGGCCACCGAGTTCGTAGACCGTGTCACCGTTCACCTCGCCGCAGGCGCAGGTGGGAACGGGTGTGCCTCGATCAGGCGTGAGAAGTTCAAACCGCTCGGCGGACCCGATGGCGCCGACGGGGGCAACGGCGGGAACATCATCTTCCGAGTCGACCGCCAGACCACGACCCTGCTTCCCCTGCACCACCGTCCGCATGTGCGTGCCGACGACGGCGGGATCGGCAAGGGCGATCTGCGCCACGGCGCCGATGGAAGAGATCTCATCGTCGACGTTCCCGAGGGAACAGTGGTGAAGAGCACCAACGGCGACGTCATCGCCGACCTCGTCGAAGACGGAACCGAATTCACGGCAGCTGCCGGAGGCCGCGGCGGTCTCGGCAACGCCGCGCTGGCGTCGACGAAGCGCAAGGCCCCCGGCTTCGCACTTCTCGGGGAACCCGGGCAGACCGTCAGCCTCGTGCTCGAACTCAAGACGATCGCCGATATCGCCCTTGTGGGCTACCCGTCGGCGGGCAAGTCGAGCCTCATCGCCGCTCTCTCCGCTGCGAAGCCGAAGATCGCCGACTATCCGTTCACGACGCTCGTGCCGAACCTCGGAGTCGTCCAGGCAGGGGACACCCGCTACACTGTCGCCGACGTCCCCGGACTCATTCCCGGCGCATCTGAGGGCAAGGGACTCGGCCTCGAGTTCCTCCGCCACGTCGAACGCTGCGCAGGTCTCGTCCACGTCATCGACATGGCCACATGGGAGCCCGGACGCGATCCCGTCTCCGACCTCACGATCATCGAATCCGAACTCGCGGCCTACGCAGTCGACCTCGACGATGGAAGCGGACTCCTTCCGCTGTCCGAGCGCCCGAAGCTCGTGGCACTGAACAAGGTCGATATCCCCGACGGCCGCGACCTCACCGACATCGTCCGTCCCGACCTCGAAGCCGCCGGATACCGGGTCTTCGAGATCTCCGCTGTCAGCCACGCCGGTCTGCGGGAACTCTCGTTCGCCATGGCCGAACTCGTGCTGGCCGAACGGGAACGCCGCGCCGAGGTCGAAGCGACACCGCAGCGCATCGTCATCCGTCCGAAGGCCGTCGACGATCGCGGATTCGAAGTCCATTCCGAAGGCTCCTCGGACGGACCGCTGTTCCGAGTCCTCGGCGACAAGCCCCGACGTTGGGTACAGCAGACCGATTTCGGCAACGACGAAGCCGTCGGCTACCTCGCTGACCGGCTCGAACACCTCGGTGTCGAGGAGGCTCTGTTCAAGGCGGGAGCCAAACCCGGCGACACGATCGTCGTCGGCGGAGACGACGGTGTCGTCTTCGACTGGGACCCCACGGCGGTCGGTGGTGCCGAACTGCTGGGCTCCCGCGGATCGGACGCCCGCCTCGAAGAGGAATCGCGCGCCACACGCAAGGAGCGCAAGGCCGCCTATCACGAGAAGATGGACGCGAAGGCCGCGACTCGGGCCGAGTTCGAACAGGAACGTCTGGCCGAACGAGCGAACCGTGAGAGCAGCTACCGGTCATCTGCGACAGAGTCTGCTGAGGGGGCCGGCGAGGAGTGA
- the proB gene encoding glutamate 5-kinase: protein MSAAVQADSSAASSRDDIAHARRIVVKVGSSSLTTIDGGLDEAKLIALTDVIGAHRSAGHEVILVSSGAIAAGLEPMGLKKRPRDLASQQAAAGVGQGLLMAAYTRALGRYDLVPGQVLLSADDLIRRTRYKNAQRAIDKLLALGTLPIVNENDAVATEEIRFGDNDRLAALVAHLAHADALVLLSDVDALYSGPPDQPGSRLIDRVHGPGYLDDLAIGGVGTAGTGTGGMATKVDAAIMVADSGIPAVLTSASQAASALAGERVGTYFAVTHKRRGTRLLWLRHLARTFGTVTIDRGAETAVLSRGTSLLAAGVTACSGNFEAGDPVEIRNLDDEVIARGMTNFSSDELPLMFRSTTEELGTRLGNDYRKEVIHRNDLVLTQVSGGR, encoded by the coding sequence GTGAGCGCGGCAGTTCAGGCGGACTCATCCGCAGCGTCGTCGCGTGACGATATCGCGCATGCCCGCCGTATCGTCGTCAAGGTCGGTTCGTCCTCGCTGACGACGATCGACGGGGGACTCGACGAAGCCAAACTGATCGCCCTGACCGACGTCATCGGCGCCCACCGATCGGCCGGACACGAAGTCATCCTCGTATCCTCCGGCGCGATCGCGGCGGGCCTGGAGCCGATGGGGTTGAAGAAGCGCCCTCGCGACCTGGCCAGCCAGCAGGCTGCCGCCGGGGTCGGACAGGGGCTGCTGATGGCCGCATACACGCGAGCCCTGGGGCGCTACGACCTCGTGCCCGGTCAGGTTCTACTCAGCGCCGATGATCTGATCCGGCGTACCCGGTACAAGAACGCCCAGCGTGCCATCGACAAACTCCTGGCCCTGGGCACCTTGCCCATCGTCAATGAGAACGACGCGGTGGCCACCGAGGAGATCCGCTTCGGAGACAACGACCGCCTCGCCGCTCTCGTCGCTCACTTGGCTCACGCCGATGCGCTCGTGCTTCTGTCCGATGTGGACGCGCTCTACTCCGGGCCCCCGGACCAGCCCGGCTCGCGGCTGATCGACCGCGTACACGGTCCCGGCTACCTCGACGATCTCGCCATCGGCGGTGTGGGGACGGCAGGGACCGGCACCGGAGGAATGGCCACGAAGGTCGACGCCGCCATCATGGTCGCCGATTCGGGGATCCCGGCAGTGCTGACCTCGGCATCGCAGGCCGCTTCGGCGCTGGCAGGGGAGCGAGTGGGTACGTACTTCGCGGTCACCCACAAGCGCCGGGGCACTCGACTGCTGTGGCTGCGCCATCTGGCTCGGACCTTCGGAACGGTCACGATCGACCGAGGGGCCGAAACCGCCGTGCTTTCCCGCGGGACTTCTCTGCTCGCAGCTGGGGTCACCGCCTGCAGCGGGAACTTCGAAGCGGGCGACCCGGTCGAGATCCGCAATCTCGACGATGAGGTCATTGCGCGCGGTATGACGAACTTCTCCTCGGACGAGCTGCCGCTGATGTTCCGATCCACGACCGAGGAACTTGGCACCCGTCTGGGAAATGACTACCGTAAAGAGGTCATCCATCGAAACGATCTCGTTCTCACACAGGTGAGCGGGGGGAGATAG
- the rpmA gene encoding 50S ribosomal protein L27, with product MASKKGVSSTRNGRDSNPQYLGVKRFGGQAVKAGEIIVRQRGTKFHPGANVGRGGDDTLFALTAGAVEFGTRNGRKIVNIVGA from the coding sequence ATGGCAAGCAAAAAGGGAGTCAGCTCGACCCGCAACGGTCGCGACTCGAACCCACAGTACCTCGGCGTGAAGCGCTTCGGCGGCCAGGCCGTCAAGGCTGGCGAGATCATCGTCCGCCAGCGCGGAACCAAGTTCCACCCCGGAGCCAATGTCGGCCGTGGAGGAGACGATACTCTCTTCGCTCTGACCGCCGGCGCCGTGGAATTCGGCACCCGCAACGGTCGTAAGATCGTCAACATCGTCGGAGCCTGA
- the nadD gene encoding nicotinate-nucleotide adenylyltransferase produces MAEHRRRVGVMGGTFDPVHNGHLVAASEVQATFDLDEVVFVPTGRPYQKDVEEVSSAEHRYLMTVIATASNPRFTVSRADVDRPGPTYTIDTLRDLTRSYGPDTELFFITGADALAQILTWKNVDELFSLAHFVGVSRPGHELHGEGLPVDRLSLVQIPALAISSTDCRQRVMDGAPVWYLVPDGVVQYIAKYELYRSENG; encoded by the coding sequence ATGGCAGAGCACAGACGCAGAGTCGGTGTCATGGGTGGCACCTTCGACCCCGTCCACAACGGCCACCTCGTCGCAGCGAGTGAGGTTCAGGCGACCTTCGACCTCGACGAGGTGGTTTTCGTCCCCACGGGGCGGCCGTATCAGAAGGACGTCGAAGAGGTCAGCAGCGCCGAACACCGGTATCTGATGACAGTCATCGCCACGGCGTCGAACCCGCGATTCACCGTCTCCCGAGCCGACGTCGATCGCCCGGGTCCGACCTACACGATCGATACGCTGCGCGACCTCACCCGCAGCTACGGTCCCGATACCGAGTTGTTCTTCATCACCGGCGCGGACGCTTTGGCTCAGATCTTGACATGGAAGAATGTAGATGAGCTGTTTTCCCTGGCGCACTTCGTCGGGGTCAGCCGGCCCGGTCACGAACTCCACGGTGAGGGACTGCCGGTCGATCGGCTGAGTCTCGTGCAGATCCCTGCGCTGGCGATATCGTCCACGGATTGCAGACAACGGGTGATGGATGGTGCACCCGTCTGGTACCTCGTACCGGACGGCGTAGTGCAGTACATCGCGAAATACGAGTTGTACAGGAGTGAGAATGGCTGA
- a CDS encoding histidine phosphatase family protein, producing the protein MTKTVLFWRHGQTDFNVAGRFQGQSDVPLNDTGRTQAELAARRLAELGPELIVSSDLSRAAATADSLAALVGLDPVRDERLRETAFGEWEGSTRAEVAETWPEELAEWASGADIAPPGGESRSQSGSRVAGAITDIIQSAEASTIAIVAHGAVLRGAAEILMEMNGTGRLGVLGNCGHGEFGFTGDNWILRSWCTHSR; encoded by the coding sequence ATGACGAAGACCGTTCTGTTCTGGCGTCACGGACAGACGGACTTCAACGTCGCCGGCCGCTTCCAGGGACAGTCCGACGTCCCCCTCAACGACACCGGCCGGACACAGGCTGAACTGGCCGCCCGCCGCCTCGCCGAACTCGGACCAGAACTCATCGTCTCCTCCGACCTCTCGCGCGCCGCTGCGACGGCCGACAGCCTGGCGGCGCTCGTCGGTCTCGATCCCGTTCGCGACGAACGGCTGCGCGAGACCGCCTTCGGCGAATGGGAAGGCTCCACCCGCGCCGAGGTGGCCGAAACCTGGCCCGAGGAACTCGCCGAATGGGCCTCCGGTGCCGATATCGCACCGCCCGGCGGGGAGTCCCGCTCCCAATCGGGCAGTCGAGTCGCAGGCGCGATCACCGACATCATCCAGTCCGCCGAGGCGTCGACGATCGCGATCGTCGCCCACGGTGCTGTGCTGCGCGGCGCTGCCGAGATCCTGATGGAGATGAACGGGACCGGGCGCCTCGGCGTCCTTGGCAACTGCGGTCACGGAGAGTTCGGATTCACCGGCGACAACTGGATCCTGCGCAGCTGGTGCACACATTCCCGCTGA
- the rplU gene encoding 50S ribosomal protein L21, whose amino-acid sequence MVYAIVRAGGHQEKVSVGDIITVNRMKAKAGDSVELDAVLLVDGETVTTDPDALSKVSVTAEVAGELRGPKIVIQKYKNKTGYKKRQGHRQDLTRLKITNIK is encoded by the coding sequence ATGGTCTATGCCATCGTCCGCGCCGGAGGCCACCAGGAAAAGGTGAGCGTCGGCGACATCATCACAGTCAACCGAATGAAGGCGAAGGCTGGAGACAGCGTCGAGCTCGATGCCGTACTTCTTGTCGACGGCGAGACGGTCACGACCGATCCCGACGCTCTGTCGAAGGTCTCGGTCACCGCTGAGGTCGCCGGTGAGCTCCGCGGTCCCAAGATTGTGATCCAGAAGTACAAGAACAAGACCGGGTACAAGAAGCGTCAGGGCCACCGCCAGGACCTCACCCGCCTGAAGATCACGAACATCAAGTAA
- a CDS encoding glutamate-5-semialdehyde dehydrogenase, whose amino-acid sequence MTAAAEIHPKTVRGVTRIVRNAKAASSLLATASTAEKNAALGAIAEALRSNTDRIVKANDADIAAGTENGMSDALLDRLRLDSDRIAAIADSVEDVIDLADPVGNVVVGRTLPNGIRLTQNRVPMGVIGAIYEARPNVTVDIAVLALKSGNSSVLRGGSAAQNSNTEIISILRRAVESAGLPADSISGIDQYGREGAHVLMHARDYVDLLIPRGGADLINMVVQESIVPVIETGVGNVHMFIDSTATVKTSVDLVLNSKTHRPSVCNSLETLLVHEKAAKRVLPKILERLDGAGVIVHADSDVSALAPAGMKVRRVSRRDWAKEYLGLEIAIKLVSGIEEAIDHIRAYSSGHTEVIVTKDLDNADTFVTAIDAAAVGVNVSTRFTDGGELGFGAEVGISTQKLHARGPMGLEQLTTTKWVMMGNGQVRS is encoded by the coding sequence ATGACAGCAGCAGCCGAGATCCACCCGAAGACCGTGCGCGGAGTCACCCGCATCGTGCGCAACGCCAAGGCCGCCTCGAGTCTGTTGGCGACGGCCTCGACCGCGGAGAAGAACGCAGCGCTCGGTGCCATCGCCGAAGCGCTGCGCAGCAACACCGACCGCATCGTCAAAGCCAACGACGCGGACATCGCCGCCGGCACCGAGAACGGGATGAGCGACGCTCTGCTCGACCGTCTCCGCCTCGACTCCGATCGCATCGCAGCGATCGCCGATTCCGTCGAAGACGTCATCGACCTCGCGGATCCCGTCGGCAATGTCGTCGTCGGCCGTACTCTGCCCAACGGCATCCGCCTCACCCAGAACCGCGTGCCCATGGGTGTGATCGGCGCGATCTACGAAGCCCGTCCGAACGTCACCGTCGACATCGCCGTCCTCGCCCTGAAATCCGGCAACTCCTCCGTCCTGCGCGGAGGTTCGGCTGCTCAGAACTCGAATACGGAGATCATCTCCATCCTCCGTCGGGCTGTCGAATCAGCGGGATTGCCGGCCGACTCGATCAGCGGCATCGACCAATACGGACGCGAAGGCGCACATGTGCTCATGCACGCTCGCGACTACGTCGACCTGCTCATTCCCCGAGGCGGCGCCGACCTGATCAACATGGTCGTGCAGGAATCTATCGTGCCCGTCATCGAAACCGGTGTGGGCAATGTGCACATGTTCATCGACTCGACAGCCACGGTGAAGACCTCCGTCGACCTCGTCCTCAACTCGAAGACGCACCGCCCCAGTGTGTGCAACTCGCTCGAGACCCTGCTCGTCCATGAGAAGGCCGCGAAACGCGTGCTGCCGAAGATCCTCGAACGCCTCGACGGCGCCGGAGTCATCGTCCACGCCGACTCGGACGTCTCAGCGCTGGCGCCCGCGGGGATGAAGGTCCGGCGGGTGTCGCGACGTGACTGGGCCAAGGAGTACCTGGGCCTGGAGATCGCGATCAAACTCGTCTCCGGGATCGAAGAGGCCATCGACCACATCCGCGCATACAGCTCTGGTCACACCGAGGTGATCGTGACGAAGGACCTCGACAATGCGGACACCTTCGTCACCGCCATCGACGCAGCGGCGGTGGGAGTCAACGTCTCCACACGATTCACCGATGGGGGAGAGTTGGGCTTCGGCGCAGAGGTGGGCATCTCCACTCAGAAGCTGCATGCCCGCGGTCCCATGGGGCTCGAGCAGCTGACGACCACGAAGTGGGTGATGATGGGCAACGGACAGGTCCGTTCCTGA
- a CDS encoding alanine/glycine:cation symporter family protein: protein MNNLHISAAPVSPVDDAINSWFDPIATWFGSMIFFPITIGAISFPFVVLWLIFAAAVFTVYFGFIQARGAKLSLEIIRGKFSSKSDPGEVTHFQALASALSGTVGLGNIAGVGVAIALGGPGATFWMIVAGLLGMCTKFVECTLGVKYREIDENGVVHGGPFKYLPVAFRRFSRPVATALTGLFAIAILIFGVVGGGMFQANQTFAQVRTATGGDDGFLAGPFASLVFGLIFAGLVALVILGGIRSIAKVTDKLVPGMAIFYVVSCLLVLGLNYANIPNAIGEIFAGAFNPQGVAGGIVGVMIIGFQRSAFSNEAGIGSAAIAHSAVRTRRPISEGFVALLEPFIDTVIVCTMTALTIIVANQASYRNDLGEGEIGGVALASDAFSTVASWYPILLAIAVALFAFSTLITWAYYGERAWSYLFGRSKATIMIFRTLVCLFVVVGCIASFSKVVEFADAALFMCAFINILGLYMLMPVVKKEMKKYLADRKAGTLNDPDTVDAVPVEEPA, encoded by the coding sequence ATGAATAATCTTCATATCTCAGCAGCGCCGGTCTCGCCGGTCGACGATGCCATCAACTCTTGGTTCGACCCGATCGCGACATGGTTCGGCAGCATGATCTTCTTTCCGATCACCATCGGAGCGATCTCGTTTCCCTTCGTCGTCCTGTGGCTGATCTTCGCGGCAGCGGTCTTCACCGTCTACTTCGGCTTCATCCAGGCTCGAGGGGCGAAGCTGTCTCTCGAGATCATCCGCGGAAAGTTCTCCTCGAAGTCCGACCCGGGTGAGGTCACCCATTTCCAAGCACTTGCCTCTGCTCTGTCGGGCACCGTGGGCCTCGGCAACATCGCCGGTGTCGGCGTAGCCATCGCTCTCGGCGGCCCCGGAGCGACCTTCTGGATGATCGTCGCCGGCCTCCTCGGCATGTGCACGAAGTTCGTCGAATGCACCCTGGGGGTGAAGTACCGTGAGATCGACGAGAACGGAGTCGTCCACGGCGGGCCGTTCAAGTACCTCCCCGTTGCGTTCCGACGCTTCTCGAGACCTGTGGCGACCGCTCTGACCGGACTCTTCGCCATCGCGATCCTCATCTTCGGTGTCGTCGGCGGCGGCATGTTCCAGGCCAATCAGACGTTCGCCCAGGTCCGCACCGCCACCGGTGGCGATGACGGCTTCCTGGCCGGCCCCTTTGCCTCACTCGTATTCGGACTCATCTTCGCGGGGCTCGTGGCCCTGGTGATCCTCGGCGGCATCCGCTCGATCGCAAAGGTCACCGACAAGCTCGTCCCTGGAATGGCCATCTTCTACGTCGTCTCATGCCTTCTCGTCCTCGGACTCAACTACGCGAACATCCCGAACGCCATCGGCGAGATCTTCGCCGGAGCCTTCAACCCGCAGGGAGTGGCCGGCGGCATCGTCGGTGTCATGATCATCGGCTTCCAACGTTCGGCGTTCTCCAACGAGGCAGGTATCGGCTCCGCGGCCATCGCCCACTCCGCAGTCAGGACCCGTCGCCCCATCTCCGAAGGATTCGTCGCCCTGCTCGAGCCCTTCATCGACACGGTGATCGTCTGCACCATGACCGCGCTGACGATCATCGTCGCCAACCAGGCCTCCTACCGCAACGACCTCGGTGAAGGTGAGATCGGCGGTGTCGCTCTCGCCTCGGACGCCTTCTCCACCGTCGCCTCGTGGTACCCGATCCTGCTGGCCATCGCCGTTGCCCTCTTCGCGTTCTCCACTCTCATCACATGGGCGTACTACGGCGAACGGGCGTGGAGCTATCTGTTCGGACGCTCGAAAGCCACGATCATGATCTTCCGCACGCTCGTCTGCCTCTTCGTCGTCGTCGGCTGCATCGCCAGCTTCTCCAAGGTCGTCGAATTCGCGGATGCAGCCCTGTTCATGTGCGCCTTCATCAACATCCTCGGCCTCTACATGCTCATGCCGGTGGTCAAGAAGGAGATGAAGAAGTACCTCGCAGACCGCAAGGCGGGCACCCTCAACGACCCGGACACCGTCGACGCCGTCCCGGTCGAAGAACCCGCCTGA
- a CDS encoding SPFH domain-containing protein has product MTQNPQQPGQPPNRSSNPNPDRGPVPSGDPSTHIQTGHSRPAAYPGAEAVTNPNGHYGSQGAQSGSIGGSESTAQYGPPAGAQANTGAPPHHGEGSPLPPAPQNRRTAGQNSGSGPRPNSGSGPAPSQASDNGPRRSAPQTPHSAQGSPGPGRPNPAPTRIVSPDGEKAREKPAGGVSGYFAIVGAIVLLLVAVLLGIVGFVMTFAQVVIGVVLFIVAVLCFIASMFLFKGCTSVAPGHAVVLQLYGKYVGTVRQSGLRFVNPFFTKDQISTRIRNHETSTLKVNDLDGNPIEIGAVVVWQVRDTAQAMFEVDDFEEFVAIQAETAVRHIANSYAYDSSDPRRMSLRDNADEITSRLSDEVAARVMAAGVTVIESRITQLAYAPEIARAMLQRQQATAVVAARQLIVEGAVGMVETAIEEIEGRQIVRLGQSERSDLVSNLMIVLCGDQAAQPTISTTRNQQSAG; this is encoded by the coding sequence ATGACTCAGAACCCTCAGCAGCCAGGTCAGCCACCGAACCGATCGTCGAATCCGAACCCCGATCGCGGCCCGGTCCCCAGCGGTGATCCGAGCACACATATCCAGACCGGTCACAGCCGACCCGCCGCGTATCCCGGGGCGGAGGCAGTGACGAATCCCAATGGTCACTACGGGTCTCAGGGCGCTCAGTCCGGGTCGATCGGCGGTTCGGAATCGACAGCACAGTATGGTCCGCCTGCCGGAGCTCAGGCGAACACAGGCGCTCCGCCGCACCACGGCGAAGGCTCGCCCCTGCCCCCGGCACCGCAGAACCGTCGTACCGCCGGACAGAATTCCGGTTCGGGCCCAAGGCCGAACTCCGGTTCCGGGCCGGCTCCGTCGCAGGCATCGGACAACGGGCCTCGACGCTCTGCACCGCAGACGCCTCACTCGGCCCAAGGCTCCCCCGGCCCTGGTCGACCGAACCCAGCCCCCACCCGCATCGTCTCCCCCGATGGCGAAAAGGCCCGCGAGAAGCCGGCAGGCGGGGTCTCGGGCTACTTCGCCATCGTCGGCGCCATCGTCTTGCTGCTCGTCGCTGTGCTTCTGGGCATCGTCGGCTTCGTCATGACCTTCGCCCAGGTCGTTATCGGAGTGGTCCTCTTCATCGTCGCCGTCCTGTGCTTCATCGCCTCGATGTTCCTGTTCAAGGGGTGCACCTCGGTGGCGCCCGGACATGCCGTCGTCCTGCAGCTCTACGGGAAGTACGTCGGAACCGTCCGGCAGTCGGGTCTGCGGTTCGTCAATCCCTTCTTCACGAAGGATCAGATCTCGACGCGGATCCGCAATCATGAGACGTCGACGCTGAAGGTCAACGACCTCGACGGCAATCCGATCGAGATCGGCGCAGTGGTCGTATGGCAGGTCAGGGACACTGCGCAGGCGATGTTCGAGGTCGATGACTTCGAAGAGTTCGTCGCGATCCAGGCGGAGACCGCCGTCCGCCACATCGCGAACTCATATGCCTACGATTCCTCGGATCCTCGCCGAATGTCGCTGCGTGACAATGCCGATGAGATCACCTCGCGGCTCTCCGACGAGGTGGCAGCCCGAGTGATGGCCGCGGGCGTCACGGTCATCGAATCCCGCATCACCCAATTGGCCTATGCTCCGGAGATCGCCCGTGCCATGCTCCAGCGTCAGCAGGCCACGGCAGTCGTCGCTGCCCGTCAGCTCATCGTCGAAGGAGCTGTCGGCATGGTGGAGACCGCGATCGAGGAGATCGAAGGGCGACAGATCGTCAGGCTCGGACAGTCCGAACGAAGCGATCTCGTGTCGAACCTGATGATCGTCCTCTGCGGGGATCAGGCGGCGCAGCCGACCATCAGCACCACCCGCAATCAGCAGTCAGCAGGCTGA
- a CDS encoding glycosyltransferase family 4 protein — MSKSTNSLHLSPRLSVFYDARFTRTTHHDGISRYGSCLLSALLTAVEGTEIDVTVIISDQAQLALLPDCSWIELNDPTSPAEVTVAGKLNALGADVVFSTMQTMGSFGRRYGLILTVHDLIYYSHPKPPSDLPLPIRLLWRAYHLSFAPQRLLLNRADAVAAVSETTKDLIAAHRLTDRPVQVVSNAAEVPATAARTVNRHDANTLIYMGAFLPYKNVEALIRALEHLPGWTLHIASRIDGRREAQLRALIPGRAKVVFHRGISDEVYARLLEESTALVTASREEGFGLPVIEAMAQGVPVAVSDIPIFREIAAEAAEYFDPEDPQSVAEAITRLTDAGRWAEQSAAGQRQSQVFDWTKSAESLVELIRSVAANRESDG; from the coding sequence ATGAGCAAAAGCACAAATAGCCTTCACCTGTCCCCGAGGCTGTCGGTCTTCTACGACGCACGCTTCACTCGCACGACCCATCACGACGGGATCTCACGGTACGGTTCGTGTCTGCTCTCGGCACTGCTGACAGCCGTCGAAGGCACCGAGATCGACGTGACCGTGATCATCAGCGATCAGGCCCAGCTGGCGCTGCTTCCCGACTGTTCCTGGATTGAGCTGAACGATCCGACCTCCCCTGCCGAGGTTACCGTTGCCGGAAAGCTCAACGCGCTGGGCGCCGATGTCGTGTTCTCGACGATGCAGACGATGGGCTCGTTCGGTCGCCGCTACGGACTCATCCTGACCGTCCACGACCTCATCTACTACTCCCATCCGAAGCCGCCCAGCGACCTGCCGCTGCCGATCCGCCTGCTGTGGCGGGCGTATCACCTGAGCTTCGCCCCTCAGCGGCTGCTGCTCAACCGTGCCGATGCCGTGGCGGCGGTGTCCGAGACCACGAAGGACCTCATCGCCGCCCACCGACTGACAGACCGTCCGGTACAGGTGGTGTCCAATGCCGCCGAGGTGCCCGCCACCGCTGCACGGACCGTGAACCGGCACGATGCGAATACCCTCATCTACATGGGCGCTTTCCTGCCGTACAAGAACGTCGAGGCCCTGATCCGCGCTCTCGAGCACCTGCCGGGGTGGACTCTGCACATCGCCAGCCGCATTGATGGACGCCGGGAAGCTCAGCTGCGGGCTCTCATCCCCGGCCGGGCCAAGGTCGTCTTCCACCGTGGCATCAGCGATGAGGTGTATGCGCGCCTGTTGGAGGAATCGACGGCCCTGGTCACGGCTTCACGGGAGGAAGGCTTCGGTCTGCCCGTCATCGAGGCGATGGCTCAGGGAGTGCCTGTCGCCGTTTCGGATATCCCGATCTTCCGGGAGATCGCCGCCGAGGCGGCCGAATACTTCGACCCGGAGGATCCGCAGTCGGTCGCGGAGGCGATCACCCGTCTCACGGATGCGGGCAGATGGGCGGAGCAGTCCGCGGCAGGTCAGCGGCAATCACAGGTCTTCGACTGGACGAAGTCGGCAGAGTCGCTGGTCGAGCTCATCAGGTCGGTCGCGGCGAACCGAGAGTCCGACGGATGA